One window from the genome of Eucalyptus grandis isolate ANBG69807.140 chromosome 7, ASM1654582v1, whole genome shotgun sequence encodes:
- the LOC104454042 gene encoding ferredoxin-thioredoxin reductase, variable chain, chloroplastic — translation MTANMALLSPATAGTAAVPAAAINRPSTQVVSSSLSPLDSIKSARASLRLPRTAAAAGSTAVNTLRTRKWKVSCEVALKPDSKPSSSSSSAESDSPSVSGEGDGPDGGPARIGARVRVTVPLKVYHVPRVPEVDLTGMEGELKQYVAEFKGKRISANLPFKVQFVKEIEGRGPVKFFAHLKEDEFEYV, via the coding sequence ATGACCGCGAACATGGCTCTGCTCTCGCCGGCGACCGCCGGGACCGCCGCTGTCCCGGCGGCGGCCATCAATCGCCCCAGCACGCAGGTCGTTTCCTCCTCCCTGTCTCCCCTGGACTCGATCAAATCGGCCCGCGCCTCCCTCCGCCTCCcccggacggcggcggcggctgggaGCACCGCCGTGAACACCTTGCGGACGAGGAAGTGGAAGGTCTCGTGCGAGGTCGCGCTGAAACCGGACTCGAAGCCGTCCTCCTCTTCGTCGTCGGCGGAGAGCGATTCTCCGTCGGTGTCGGGCGAGGGAGACGGCCCGGACGGCGGCCCGGCGAGGATTGGGGCGAGAGTTAGGGTAACGGTGCCGCTGAAGGTGTACCACGTGCCGCGCGTGCCGGAGGTGGACTTGACCGGGATGGAAGGCGAGCTGAAGCAGTACGTCGCGGAGTTCAAAGGTAAGCGCATTTCGGCTAATCTTCCTTTCAAGGTGCAGTTCGTTAAGGAAATTGAAGGCCGCGGACCTGTCAAGTTCTTTGCGCATCTTAAGGAGGATGAGTTCGAGTATGTTTGA
- the LOC104454043 gene encoding protein ZINC INDUCED FACILITATOR-LIKE 1 isoform X1: MAEEEQQQALLKKHYYENCPGCKVKKIKESQTGLPIRELTWISTVVICATLPISSLFPFLYFMIRDFHIAEREDDIGYYAGYLGCSFMFGRALTSVFWGIVADRYGRKPVIIMGTISVVIFNTLFGLSVNFWMAIATRFLLGSLNGILGPIKAYACEMFREEYQALGISTVVTAWGIGLIIGPALGGYLAQPAEKFPSIFSKESVFGRFPYFLPCLAISLFSLVVSVVASFWLPETLHMHHVSSELDESCEDAETAPLESGVKCKTQKVGGKASKKSLVCNWPLMSSIIPYCVFSLHEVAYVEIFSLWAVSPRQYGGLSFTTEDVGTVLSISGAGLLVFQMWLYPYLDGLLGPVVVARVGGVLTIPILSSYPFIAMLTGLSLSIVLNCASVALNVLSICALTSLMLLQNKAVDQDQRGAANGIAMTAMSLFKAAGPVGGGSIFSWTQKRQDAALLPGDQMIFFVMNLVMAIGVLMTFKPFLVERPESKKTESNPHEF; the protein is encoded by the exons ATGGCAGAGGAAGAACAACAGCAGGCGTTGTTGAAGAAGCATTACTATGAGAATTGCCCTGGCTGCAAAGTCAAGAAGATCAAGGAATCACAGACGGGTCTGCCCATCCGTGAGCTCACGTGGATCTCAACCGTCGTGATCTGTGCCA CACTGCCAATATCATCTCTATTTCCGTTCCTTTACTTCATG ATTAGAGATTTTCATATTGCCGAAAGAGAGGATGACATCGGGTATTATGCCGGTTATTTAG GTTGCTCATTCATGTTTGGCAGAGCCTTGACGTCGGTCTTCTGGGGAATCGTGGCCGACCGCTATGGACGGAAACCTGTCATAATTATGGGAACAATCTCAGT GGTTATCTTTAACACTCTTTTTGGCCTAAGTGTGAACTTTTGGATGGCCATTGCAACGAGGTTCCTTCTAGGAAGTTTAAATGGTATACTCGGACCGATCAAG GCTTATGCGTGCGAAATGTTCCGTGAGGAGTACCAAGCGCTAGGAATATCAACC GTTGTGACAGCATGGGGGATAGGATTGATTATAGGTCCAGCTCTGGGAGGTTATCTTGCGCAG CCTGCAGAAAAGTTCCCCTCTATATTTTCGAAAGAATCAGTGTTTGGAAG ATTTCCCTACTTCTTGCCCTGTCTTGCCATCTCGCTTTTCTCATTGGTAGTTTCTGTTGTCGCATCCTTCTGGCTTCCG GAAACATTGCATATGCACCACGTGAGTAGTGAGCTTGATGAGTCTTGCGAAGATGCGGAGACTGCACCCCTCGAGTCCGGTGTGAAATGCAAGACGCAAAAGGTTGGAGGGAAAGCATCGAAAAAGTCTCTGGTTTGTAACTGGCCCTTGATGTCGTCCATCATTCCGTACTGCGTCTTTTCGCTTCACGAGGTGGCTTATGTTGAG ATCTTCTCGCTATGGGCCGTAAGCCCCAGGCAATACGGGGGTTTAAGCTTCACAACTGAAGATGTTGGAACTGTTCTTTCCATCTCAG GTGCCGGCCTTCTCGTCTTCCAGATGTGGTTATACCCATATCTGGACGGCCTTCTTGGCCCTGTCGTGGTAGCTCGCGTCGGTGGG GTCTTAACGATACCCATCTTGTCCAGCTACCCTTTTATAGCCATGCTGACCGGGCTAAGTCTCTCCATAGTGTTGAACTGCGCTTCAGTCGCCCTGAATGTTCTGTCT ATTTGCGCCTTGACCAGCTTGATGCTTCTGCAAAACAAAGCCGTG GACCAAGATCAGAGAGGAGCTGCTAATGGAATCGCGATGACTGCCATGTCTCTCTTCAAGGCAGCCGGTCCAGTTGGAGGAGGTTCAAT ATTCTCATGGACACAGAAGCGTCAGGACGCGGCCTTGCTCCCAG GCGACCAGATGATCTTCTTCGTCATGAACTTGGTCATGGCAATCGGGGTGCTGATGACATTCAAGCCGTTCCTAGTCGAACGCCCCGAGTCAAAGAAAACAGAATCTAACCCGCATGAATTCTAA
- the LOC104454043 gene encoding protein ZINC INDUCED FACILITATOR-LIKE 1 isoform X2 — translation MFGRALTSVFWGIVADRYGRKPVIIMGTISVVIFNTLFGLSVNFWMAIATRFLLGSLNGILGPIKAYACEMFREEYQALGISTVVTAWGIGLIIGPALGGYLAQPAEKFPSIFSKESVFGRFPYFLPCLAISLFSLVVSVVASFWLPETLHMHHVSSELDESCEDAETAPLESGVKCKTQKVGGKASKKSLVCNWPLMSSIIPYCVFSLHEVAYVEIFSLWAVSPRQYGGLSFTTEDVGTVLSISGAGLLVFQMWLYPYLDGLLGPVVVARVGGVLTIPILSSYPFIAMLTGLSLSIVLNCASVALNVLSICALTSLMLLQNKAVDQDQRGAANGIAMTAMSLFKAAGPVGGGSIFSWTQKRQDAALLPGDQMIFFVMNLVMAIGVLMTFKPFLVERPESKKTESNPHEF, via the exons ATGTTTGGCAGAGCCTTGACGTCGGTCTTCTGGGGAATCGTGGCCGACCGCTATGGACGGAAACCTGTCATAATTATGGGAACAATCTCAGT GGTTATCTTTAACACTCTTTTTGGCCTAAGTGTGAACTTTTGGATGGCCATTGCAACGAGGTTCCTTCTAGGAAGTTTAAATGGTATACTCGGACCGATCAAG GCTTATGCGTGCGAAATGTTCCGTGAGGAGTACCAAGCGCTAGGAATATCAACC GTTGTGACAGCATGGGGGATAGGATTGATTATAGGTCCAGCTCTGGGAGGTTATCTTGCGCAG CCTGCAGAAAAGTTCCCCTCTATATTTTCGAAAGAATCAGTGTTTGGAAG ATTTCCCTACTTCTTGCCCTGTCTTGCCATCTCGCTTTTCTCATTGGTAGTTTCTGTTGTCGCATCCTTCTGGCTTCCG GAAACATTGCATATGCACCACGTGAGTAGTGAGCTTGATGAGTCTTGCGAAGATGCGGAGACTGCACCCCTCGAGTCCGGTGTGAAATGCAAGACGCAAAAGGTTGGAGGGAAAGCATCGAAAAAGTCTCTGGTTTGTAACTGGCCCTTGATGTCGTCCATCATTCCGTACTGCGTCTTTTCGCTTCACGAGGTGGCTTATGTTGAG ATCTTCTCGCTATGGGCCGTAAGCCCCAGGCAATACGGGGGTTTAAGCTTCACAACTGAAGATGTTGGAACTGTTCTTTCCATCTCAG GTGCCGGCCTTCTCGTCTTCCAGATGTGGTTATACCCATATCTGGACGGCCTTCTTGGCCCTGTCGTGGTAGCTCGCGTCGGTGGG GTCTTAACGATACCCATCTTGTCCAGCTACCCTTTTATAGCCATGCTGACCGGGCTAAGTCTCTCCATAGTGTTGAACTGCGCTTCAGTCGCCCTGAATGTTCTGTCT ATTTGCGCCTTGACCAGCTTGATGCTTCTGCAAAACAAAGCCGTG GACCAAGATCAGAGAGGAGCTGCTAATGGAATCGCGATGACTGCCATGTCTCTCTTCAAGGCAGCCGGTCCAGTTGGAGGAGGTTCAAT ATTCTCATGGACACAGAAGCGTCAGGACGCGGCCTTGCTCCCAG GCGACCAGATGATCTTCTTCGTCATGAACTTGGTCATGGCAATCGGGGTGCTGATGACATTCAAGCCGTTCCTAGTCGAACGCCCCGAGTCAAAGAAAACAGAATCTAACCCGCATGAATTCTAA